The following DNA comes from Saccharomyces cerevisiae S288C chromosome XIII, complete sequence.
cattTAATGCAAAATTGTGTACCTTTCGTTAAGGCGAATTTTCTGGACCATGCGCAGATCTGATCcaaaataaactttttttcatgaaGCTCGTTTGCGATCATTGCCTGTGAATTTAGCGAAGGTGTCAGTCCACGGCGACTTAGAACTCACGTAAAAATAAGCATCTTGCTAAGACTGTTCAGCAGTCAACAGTAAAGTTCTGAAAACATGTTTTCTTAGTCTCTATCTTTGCCCATGTTCCTCTCAAGTGGAACAAAgctaaaaatgaaatattaattttatataaagTCTCACTCACACCTGTGGTAATTTTGTTCCCTCAGATTTGTCAATGATTCTGTCATAGAAAAGGTATCCACAAGAAAGGGTAGCGCCGTATCAAAATGGGTTCATCTGGTTCAAAATCGACCACAGCCACTACCACATCGCATAGTAGCACGACTACTACTAGTAGCACAACCAGTACAACTACGCCTACTACCACTAGCACGACAAGCACGACAAGCACTAAAGTTACAACTAGCCCAGAAATTATTGTCAGTAGTTCTAGCACATTAGTTTCTTCTGTTGTACCCGAGTTTACTTCTAGCTCGTCGCTCTCCTCTGATACAATTGCCTCAATTCTATCATCGGAGTCATTggtttccattttttcttctctttcttaCACATCATCCGATATTTCTAGTACATCAGTCAACGATGTCGAATCATCAACCTCTGGCCCCTCAAACTCATACAGTGCGCTTTCCTCCACAAATGCACAACTGTCCAGCTCCACTACAGAGACTGACTCCATAAGTAGTAGTGCTATTCAAACATCTTCCCCGCAAACCAGTTCATCAAATGGAGGTGGTTCCTCTTCGGAGCCATTGGGAAAGTCCTCTGTCCTTGAAACTACTGCTTCATCTTCTGATACAACTGCAGTCACATCCTCCACATTTACCACGCTTACTGACGTTTCATCTTCTCCAAAGATAAGTTCCTCAGGATCGGCTGTCACTTCAGTTGGTACTACTTCCGATGCCTCAAAGGAAGTTTTTAGTTCAAGCACGTCCGATGTTTCTTCCCTACTATCAAGTACTTCCAGCCCCGCAAGCTCTACTATTTCTGAAACCCTACCATTTTCCTCTACAATTTTATCCATCACTTCCAGCCCAGTAAGTTCAGAAGCTCCATCGGCAACGTCTAGCGTAATTAGTTCAGAAGCTTCATGGGCAACGTCTAGCTCAGTGAGCTCGGAAGCTCCATTGGCAACGTCTAGCGTAGTGAGTTCAGAAGCTCCATCGTCAACGTCTAGCGTAGTGAGTTCAGAAGCTCCATCGTCAACATCTAGCTCAGTGAGTTCCGAAATTTCGTCAACAACATCTAGCTCAGTAAGTTCAGAAGCTCCATTGGCAACGTCTAGCGTAGTGAGTTCAGAAGCTCCATCGTCAACATCTAGCTCAGTGAGTTCCGAAATTTCGTCAACAACATCTAGCTCAGTAAGTTCGGAAGCTCCATTGGCAACGTCTAGCGTAGTGAGTTCAGAAGCTCCATCGTCAACATCTAGCTCAGTGAGTTCAGAAGCTCCATCGTCAACATCTAGCTCAGTGAGTTCAGAAGCTCCATCGTCAACGTCTAGCTCAGTGAGTTCGGAAATTTCGTCAACAAAATCTAGCGTAATGAGTTCAGAAGTTTCATCGGCAACGTCTAGCCTAGTGAGTTCGGAAGCTCCATCGGCAATTTCCAGCTTAGCAAGTTCTAGACTGTTTAGCTCTAAAAATACATCAGTTACTTCTACTTTGGTTGCTACAGAAGCTTCGTCAGTAACTTCTAGCCTAAGACCTTCTAGTGAGACATTAGCAAGCAATTCAATCATTGAAAGCTCTTTGTCGACGGGTTACAATTCGACCGTTTCTACCACAACATCCGCCGCATCTAGTACACTTGGATCTAAGGTTTCGTCAAGTAATTCCAGAATGGCCACTTCCAAAACCTCATCTACTTCCTCCGACTTGAGTAAGTCTAGTGTAATATTCGGCAATAGTTCTACCGTTACAACCTCTCCATCAGCGTCTATCAGTTTAACCGCATCTCCACTTCCATCGGTCTGGTCTGATATCACCTCTTCGGAAGCTTCATCAATTTCCTCTAACCTGGCTAGCTCCAGTGCGCCATCTGACAATAATTCCACCATTGCAAGTGCCTCGCTGATTGTCaccaaaacaaaaaactcAGTCGTTTCATCAATTGTCTCTAGTATAACTTCTTCTGAAACTACAAACGAATC
Coding sequences within:
- a CDS encoding uncharacterized protein (hypothetical protein; YMR317W is not an essential gene), producing MGSSGSKSTTATTTSHSSTTTTSSTTSTTTPTTTSTTSTTSTKVTTSPEIIVSSSSTLVSSVVPEFTSSSSLSSDTIASILSSESLVSIFSSLSYTSSDISSTSVNDVESSTSGPSNSYSALSSTNAQLSSSTTETDSISSSAIQTSSPQTSSSNGGGSSSEPLGKSSVLETTASSSDTTAVTSSTFTTLTDVSSSPKISSSGSAVTSVGTTSDASKEVFSSSTSDVSSLLSSTSSPASSTISETLPFSSTILSITSSPVSSEAPSATSSVISSEASWATSSSVSSEAPLATSSVVSSEAPSSTSSVVSSEAPSSTSSSVSSEISSTTSSSVSSEAPLATSSVVSSEAPSSTSSSVSSEISSTTSSSVSSEAPLATSSVVSSEAPSSTSSSVSSEAPSSTSSSVSSEAPSSTSSSVSSEISSTKSSVMSSEVSSATSSLVSSEAPSAISSLASSRLFSSKNTSVTSTLVATEASSVTSSLRPSSETLASNSIIESSLSTGYNSTVSTTTSAASSTLGSKVSSSNSRMATSKTSSTSSDLSKSSVIFGNSSTVTTSPSASISLTASPLPSVWSDITSSEASSISSNLASSSAPSDNNSTIASASLIVTKTKNSVVSSIVSSITSSETTNESNLATSSTSLLSNKATARSLSTSNATSASNVPTGTFSSMSSHTSVITPGFSTSSASLAINSTVVSSSLAGYSFSTPESSPTTSTLVTSEAPSTVSSMTTSAPFINNSTSARPSPSTASFITESTSSISSVPLASGDVTSSLAAHNLTTFSAPSTSSAQLVSKSTTSSSILVTPRIDRSGNSSTASRIATSLPNKTTFVSSLSSTSAHARNIFNSTVLATAKQIETLTSTVNCSNPTPNYNITKTVIVSRETTAIGTVTSCSGGCTKNRKSTTLITITDIDASTVTTCPEKEVTSTTSGDEAEHTTSTKISNFETSTFSESFKDMKTSQETKKAKPGSETVRSSSSFVEKTSPTTKASPSTSPSESKAAGNTSVATNASPSTSPSESQGTGSTSVEGAKSKSTKNSEGVSTTKAKNTSTVAKSSTESPIGRGETTLETIIVSSQKSLLTSQLSSSTEKVNRSTTKPTAAIHGTSSSAKQSTTYTVSTAKENTGASLNINMKAFVIGAIALVA